The following are encoded together in the Salvia hispanica cultivar TCC Black 2014 chromosome 6, UniMelb_Shisp_WGS_1.0, whole genome shotgun sequence genome:
- the LOC125195160 gene encoding uncharacterized protein LOC125195160, whose product MAFKLNGKNYPLWSRLMKVAIGGRRGYSHIVDEPPEPNSKGYRDWEETDLVIFSWIIDNIEHDIIADFAHHQTSKALWDNLRITFESKADSFHIYDLEDKVLYIRQGNLDLETYYRRIHGLWINVDRSQKQPVTCCDKGIKQFRDFTSEKRLFKFLTGLNLEYNAIRRDILKLEPYPSVEEAYALVKKEATRCKIMSLASSSPIGDATGVGSTDTSSGEIGYGFGAQRDRPNRNGPQRPPPAGAAAHQAGGKPDKSK is encoded by the coding sequence ATGGCGTTCAAACTCAACGGGAAGAATTACCCGTTATGGTCACGACTTATGAAAGTCGCGATAGGAGGAAGGAGAGGATATTCCCACATAGTCGATGAGCCACCAGAACCAAACAGCAAGGGATATAGAGATTGGGAGGAAACCGATCTCGTGATTTTCTCGTGGATAATCGACAATATCGAACATGATATTATTGCCGATTTTGCTCACCACCAAACGTCCAAAGCTCTGTGGGACAACCTTCGAATCACGTTCGAAAGCAAGGCGGATTCATTCCATATCTACGACCTGGAAGACAAAGTGTTATATATCAGACAGGGGAACTTAGACCTTGAGACATATTACCGTCGAATCCATGGATTATGGATCAATGTCGACAGAAGCCAAAAACAACCAGTGACGTGCTGCGATAAGGGGATCAAACAGTTCAGAGACTTCACAAGCGAGAAGAGGCTTTTCAAATTCCTCACTGGATTAAACCTGGAGTATAATGCAATCCGGCGAGATATCCTCAAACTCGAGCCGTACCCCTCAGTCGAAGAGGCCTACGCGTTGGTGAAGAAGGAGGCGACTCGATGCAAAATCATGTCACTGGCATCCTCTTCACCAATCGGAGATGCCACTGGCGTAGGGAGCACCGATACATCATCGGGGGAGATCGGATATGGATTCGGAGCTCAAAGAGACCGACCCAACCGAAACGGACCGCAGCGTCCTCCACCTGCCGGAGCCGCCGCTCACCAAGCCGGAGGGAAGCCGGACAAGAGCAAATAG